Proteins encoded by one window of Panicum virgatum strain AP13 chromosome 7N, P.virgatum_v5, whole genome shotgun sequence:
- the LOC120680901 gene encoding uncharacterized protein LOC120680901, translating to MLRASYIYTHIVYEESGPRREKKRPTKPIRPSKPYGAPFRPHTTRKQAAPPPPPHPSSRRPAAARSSESPHRHALGRVDPAGDGHRRTPSPFPTRPFLWSPRCSAPRCAVARFPATELCRLRAVCRSWRSITSDPAFIAAHKARHRETLVVGSIPAPHGLDVLLIDLQGKVLKRIHVNDCSSMEVRTNLNLVCATEHRGSGCASVNDPATGVTHALPRNMAAETKSHARPLREYSAMFVLGIVDTEVYKVLRILTDADRRHVQLFEVLTLDNRGLTPWRAVEGISGHVETNTTASNVVIRGVVHLVAVESGGVENDCIARFNLKTEEWMPSLRGPITSHPDLNDIGIHSVLEKYSLAEVNGSLVVARFTFQQYTVKFEDFFLDLWYLGDSENCQWERKYRIDLDMGIPGWFCCFAYLSSALQDGRFLLRLCNVEEDLEELNFEQILVGYNPETATLDSKSLDVTVVGHNGVYTGSLLSVRNC from the exons ATGCTGCGTGCATCTTACATATACA CCCACATAGTCTACGAAGAATCTGGCccaagaagagaaaagaaaaggcctACGAAGCCCATCCGGCCATCTAAACCCTACGGAGCCCCATTTCGTCCCCACACCACACGGAAgcaagcagcgccgccgccgccgcctcatcctTCGTCACGCAGGCCGGCCGCTGCTCGCAGCTCGGAATCTCCCCACCGCCATGCGCTGGGCCGCGTCGATCCGGCCGGCGACGGCCACCGCCGGACGCCGTCGCCGTTCCCGACGCGCCCCTTTCTCTG GTCTCCTCGTTGCTCTGCCCCAAGATGTGCTGTGGCAAGGTTCCCGGCCACGGAGCTCTGCCGCCTTCGAGCCGTCTGCCGGTCGTGGCGCTCCATCACCAGCGATCCGGCCTTCATCGCTGCTCACAAGGCCCGCCACCGGGAGACGCTCGTCGTCGGAAGCATACCGGCGCCCCACGGGTTGGACGTTCTTCTCATAGATTTGCAAGGCAAGGTATTGAAGCGCATCCACGTCAATGACTGCTCGAGCATGGAGGTGCGGACAAACCTTAACCTCGTCTGCGCCACCGAGCACCGGGGCAGTGGTTGCGCCAGTGTCAACGACCCAGCTACCGGGGTTACGCATGCCTTGCCGAGGAACATGGCCGCCGAAACGAAATCCCATGCGAGGCCCTTGCGCGAGTACTCTGCCATGTTTGTGCTCGGGATTGTCGACACGGAGGTGTACAAGGTGCTCCGTATCCTCACGGATGCTGATCGCCGCCACGTTCAGCTCTTTGAGGTCCTAACACTGGACAACAGGGGCCTTACACCATGGAGGGCAGTGGAGGGCATTTCAGGACATGTGGAGACTAACACGACCGCCTCCAATGTGGTCATCAGGGGTGTAGTTCACCTCGTCGCGGTAGAAAGTGGTGGTGTTGAGAATGACTGCATCGCTCGGTTCAACCTCAAGACGGAGGAGTGGATGCCATCGCTCCGAGGTCCGATAACCAGCCATCCGGATCTGAACGACATTGGCATACATAGCGTTCTGGAAAAATACTCATTAGCTGAGGTGAATGGTTCCTTGGTCGTAGCTCGGTTCACATTTCAGCAATACACAGTCAAGTTTGAAGATTTCTTTTTGGACCTTTGGTATCTGGGGGACTCGGAGAATTGTCAGTGGGAAAGGAAATATAGGATCGATCTTGACATGGGCATACCTGGATGGTTTTGTTGCTTTGCATATCTCTCTTCGGCGCTGCAGGATGGCAGGTTCCTCCTCCGTTTATGTAATGTTGAAGAAGATTTAGAAGAGCTAAACTTTGAACAGATCTTGGTAGGATACAATCCGGAAACAGCCACTTTGGATTCAAAATCACTAGATGTCACGGTAGTTGGCCATAATGGCGTCTACACAGGAAGTTTGTTAAGTGTTAGGAACTGTTAA
- the LOC120682077 gene encoding probable carbohydrate esterase At4g34215, with translation MKPAARRPLLLCALAAAAALSFLLVAPPPPLAAHLSSLLLAFPASPYAGRPKLLFLLAGQSNMAGRGLAPHPLPAPFRPHPRVLRLAASRRWVVAAPPLHADIDTHKVCGLGPAMPFAHRLLEDAGSGESSLVLGFVPAAVGGTRIWMWAKGELLYEAAVARARAALAAGGGTLAAVLWFQGESDTIELDDATAYGGRMERLVNDFRADLGIPDLLVIQVGLASGEGNYTDIVREGQKNIKLPNVILVDAIGLPLQDDQLHLSTEAQLWLGDMLGQAYLKFNSSTDSRQ, from the exons AtgaagccggcggcgcggcggccgctgctgctgtgcgcgctggcggcggcggcggcgctctccttcctcctcgtcgcgccgccgccgccgctcgccgcgcacctctcctccctcctcctcgccttccCGGCCTCCCCCTACGCCGGCCGCCCCAAGCtgctcttcctcctcgccggccaGTCCAACATGGCCGGCCGGGGCCTCGCGCCCCACCCGCTTCCCGCGCCGTTCCGCCCGCACCCGCGCgtgctccgcctcgccgcgtcCCGCCGCTGggtcgtcgccgcgccgccgctccacgccgaCATCGACACGCACAAGGTCTGCGGCCTCGGCCCCGCCATGCCGTTCGCGCACCGCCTCCTCGAGGACGCCGGCTCCGGCGAGTCCTCGCTCGTGCTTGGGTTCGTGCCGGCTGCGGTCGGCGGCACGAGGATCTGGATGTGGGCCAAGGGGGAGCTGCTCTAcgaggccgccgtcgcccgggcgcgcgccgccctcgccgccggcggagggacgctcgccgccgtgctctgGTTCCAGGGGGAGAGCGACACCATCGAGCTGGACGACGCCACGGCCTACGGCGGAAGGATGGAGCGCCTCGTCAACGATTTCCGGGCCGATCTCGGCATCCCCGACCTGCTCGTCATACAG GTTGGTCTTGCATCAGGAGAGGGGAATTACACTGATATTGTCAGGGAAGGTCAGAAGAATATCAAACTTCCTAACGTCATTCTTGTGGATGCAATTGGATTACCACTCCAGGACGATCAGTTGCACCTCTCCACAGAAGCTCAACTCTGGCTGGGTGACATGCTGGGGCAAGCCTACCTGAAATTTAACTCATCCACAGATTCAAGACAATGA